The Henckelia pumila isolate YLH828 chromosome 2, ASM3356847v2, whole genome shotgun sequence genome includes a window with the following:
- the LOC140882159 gene encoding putative late blight resistance protein homolog R1A-10, with product MAHAALVSLARTLEQIQCQDQFDGLFGGKSYKESLHQNATSLLSFLEDFPDKYARSIRSFEKDIRDAAYKLEDLIESYVTITAGTVNPGSVDSTDQEHIGDVKSLIEYVDSIMEVATKVKMICQADLSASAYTSSSSSRREPSGRETMVGVNDDLIKIMDRVTNDEPNLRFIPIVGTGGIGKTTLARNVYEDHSVGQHFDVRLWVTVTQEYRILNILQGLLPKQGPSEEHVTLKSTELRGKFEGPHVEEKAHVEGEDNQEKVSEPVEGEGEEEKVWEPVEEFIELVYKSLKHRRYLIVLDDMWHGEVWDRVRRAFPDDENGSRVIITTRLLDVAAAVDSSDSLHQMQFLNENQSWNLLREKVYGQALCPQELQEVGNIIARNCKGLPLTIVVISGLLKANKTKHYWDSVAKNINEAVSTNDDDFFAILSLSYDNLPHHLKSCFLYMGIFPEDYRIPIKKLVKLWVAEGFLKPATSKSSEEIAEEYLEDLVNRSLVLVTKKRSNGKIRFCGIHDVLREFSIQKGHQENFLRHYRYGQSDYKYNLPEIPYTQRRLIINTTGLDSLPDDVYKSPLRSVLYFSIYTIGFTSFTCKFSLLRVVDGLKIKTRGFPDEILNLVNLRYLAFTYNYSKKCCIPAAISNLKNLETIIIIKKDKRASRDWIYFLIMPSEVWEMPRLRHLVAHNMVFMSVPGYEELGERYCVLNNMKTLHVTYLQFTPEVIESLPNLKKLRVYYPWPKPEVWPSFCIDNLVYLHQLDELNFELSAIPFEPNISGFPPNLKKLTLKGSRIPWEKMSIVVSLPNLQVLKLMKDSFMGREWEMTEEFSGLKHLEMGSLDLEDWIVESTDHFPCLERLIIRWCDKLKEVPESIGDITTLERLKIKKCNLDVEESARKLQELQRSLGNDDLKVYVVSVRS from the exons ATGGCACATGCTGCACTTGTTTCACTTGCTCGAACTCTGGAACAGATCCAGTGTCAAGATCAATTCGACGGTCTTTTTGGCGGCAAAAGCTATAAAGAATCCCTGCATCAAAACGCCACGAGTTTGCtaagttttcttgaagatttcccaGATAAATACGCCCGGAGTATTCGTTCCTTTGAGAAAGACATCAGAGATGCAGCCTACAAGTTGGAAGATCTCATCGAAAGCTACGTCACCATAACCGCGGGGACGGTTAATCCAGGATCGGTAGACAGTACTGATCAAGAACATATTGGAGATGTCAAGTCTTTGATAGAATATGTTGATTCCATAATGGAAGTGGCCACAAAGGTTAAAATGATTTGCCAAGCAGATTTGTCTGCGAGTGCATacacatcatcatcatcatcaagacGTGAGCCAAGCGGAAGAGAGACAATGGTTGGAGTGAATGATGACTTGATTAAGATCATGGATCGAGTCACCAACGACGAGCCAAATCTCCGCTTCATACCCATCGTCGGGACGGGAGGAATAGGGAAGACGACTTTGGCTAGAAATGTGTACGAAGATCATTCAGTGGGACAACACTTTGATGTTCGTTTATGGGTGACTGTTACTCAAGAATATCGTATACTAAACATTCTTCAAGGTCTCCTTCCCAAGCAAGGACCATCCGAGGAACATGTCACATTAAAGTCGACTGAACTCCGAGGAAAATTCGAGGGACCTCATGTGGAAGAAAAAGCTCATGTTGAAGGAGAAGATAATCAAGAAAAGGTTTCGGAACCTGTTGAAggagaaggagaagaagaaaaagtttgGGAACCTGTGGAAGAGTTTATTGAGCTTGTGTACAAAAGTTTGAAACATAGGAGATATCTGATTGTATTGGATGATATGTGGCATGGTGAAGTCTGGGATCGGGTAAGAAGAGCTTTTCCTGATGACGAAAATGGTAGTCGTGTCATCATCACTACAAG GTTGTTGGATGTGGCTGCTGCTGTTGATTCTTCCGACAGTCTCCATCAAATGCAATTTTTGAACGAGAATCAAAGTTGGAACTTACTTCGGGAGAAGGTTTATGGACAAGCACTCTGCCCTCAAGAATTACAAGAAGTGGGAAATATAATTGCCAGAAACTGCAAAGGACTCCCCCTCACCATTGTGGTGATCTCGGGACTACTCAAAGCCAATAAGACCAAACATTATTGGGATAGTGTTGCTAAAAATATCAACGAAGCCGTATCTACAAACGACGATGACTTCTTCGCGATATTGTCGTTAAGTTACGACAATCTTCCTCATCATCTGAAATCATGTTTTCTGTATATGGGAATCTTCCCAGAGGATTACAGGATACCGATCAAGAAACTCGTCAAGTTATGGGTTGCCGAGGGGTTTCTAAAACCCGCGACATCGAAAAGTTCGGAAGAGATAGCAGAGGAGTATTTGGAAGATCTTGTGAATAGAAGTCTTGTTTTGGTCACTAAAAAGAGATCTAATGGCAAGATCAGATTTTGTGGCATCCATGATGTGTTGAGGGAGTTCAGCATACAAAAAGGCCACCAAGAAAACTTTCTTCGACACTATAGATATGGGCAGAGTGATTATAAATATAACCTACCAGAGATCCCATATACGCAACGTCGCTTGATAATCAATACCACGGGATTGGACTCCTTGCCGGATGATGTCTACAAATCGCCTCTCCGCTCTGTTCTGTATTTTTCAATCTACACCATAGGCTTTACGTCGTTCACTTGCAAGTTTTCGCTACTTCGAGTGGTGGATGGGCTGAAAATCAAGACCAGAGGTTTCCCTGATGAAATACTCAACCTGGTTAATTTGAGGTACCTTGCTTTTACATATAATTACAGCAAAAAATGCTGCATTCCTGCTGCAATCTCCAACCTCAAGAATCTTGaaacaatcatcatcatcaaaaaGGATAAACGTGCTTCTCGCGATTGGATATACTTCCTGATCATGCCGTCGGAGGTGTGGGAGATGCCGCGGTTGAGACATCTTGTCGCGCACAACATGGTCTTCATGTCCGTTCCAGGATATGAAGAACTTGGTGaaagatattgtgtcctaaatAACATGAAAACACTTCATGTAACATATCTACAGTTCACCCCGGAAGTGATTGAGAGTCTTCCGAATCTAAAGAAGCTGAGAGTCTACTACCCTTGGCCCAAACCTGAAGTCTGGCCATCGTTCTGCATCGACAATCTTGTGTACCTACACCAACTCGACGAGCTGAATTTTGAGCTGAGTGCAATCCCTTTCGAGCCTAACATTTCCGGATTCCCTCCAAACCTTAAAAAGTTGACTTTGAAAGGCTCCCGAATTCCGTGGGAAAAAATGTCCATTGTTGTTTCCTTGCCAAATCTCCAAGTGCTGAAACTGATGAAAGATTCATTTATGGGGAGAGAGTGGGAGATGACGGAAGAGTTTTCGGGTTTAAAGCACCTAGAAATGGGGTCACTAGACCTGGAGGATTGGATAGTTGAGAGCACAGATCATTTTCCATGCCTCGAGAGGTTGATCATTCGATGGTGCGACAAACTGAAGGAGGTTCCGGAAAGCATTGGAGATATAACAACACTTGAGAGGTTGAAGATCAAGAAATGCAATCTCGACGTCGAGGAGTCGGCAAGGAAATTACAAGAGCTACAACGAAGTCTAGGTAACGATGACCTCAAAGTTTATGTTGTCTCTGTCCGTAGTTAG